One genomic window of Punica granatum isolate Tunisia-2019 chromosome 1, ASM765513v2, whole genome shotgun sequence includes the following:
- the LOC116204239 gene encoding uncharacterized protein LOC116204239 produces the protein MEELMLSYMQKTDTMLQNQQATIRNLEGQISQISQQLSNRPSGSLPSNTEENPKGVNVIMLRSGKELDTVNRKAQTQEESPEKDKGKQKVEEPRQKSLGVKPYVPPVPFPGRLKQQQLDAQFAKFLDVFKKLQINIPFAEALQQMPSYARFMKDLLTKKRKFDGSEPVMLIGECSMILQKDLPNLPRKQRDQGSFTVPCTIGNFHFENVLIDSCASINLVPLSIFRKLGLGECKKTYITLQLVDRSIKYPKGIVENVLVKLDKFIFPVDFIVLEMEEDREVPMILGRPFLATGKALIDVEQGKLTLRVMNEQITFNVYDAIKKFDDGKSCYTIDIIDELISESVEEKAGMDTMESVLRDLDDWSDDDEHEEESVEKVSEIKARYYEELGTSATKPVSSLTQSPVLELKPLPSHLKYAYLGIDDTLPIIISSSLIGDQE, from the coding sequence ATGGAAGAGCTCATGTTGAGCTATATGCAAAAGACTGACACCATGCTACAGAATCAACAAGCCACTATTCGAAACCTAGAGGGTCAGATTAGTCAGATTTCTCAACAATTGAGTAATAGACCATCAGGGTCTTTACCCAGCAACACTGAAGAGAACCCCAAGGGTGTCAATGTTATAATGCTGAGGAGTGGCAAGGAATTGGACACAGTCAATAGAAAAGCTCAAACTCAGGAGGAGAGTCCGGAGAAAGACAAAGGTAAGCAAAAGGTGGAGGAACCAAGGCAGAAGTCACTAGGGGTGAAACCGTATGTTCCTCCTGTCCCTTTTCCAGGAAGATTGAAGCAACAACAGCTGGACGCCCAATTTGCTAAATTCCTAGATGTCTTTAAAAAGCTGCAAATCAACATTCCATTTGCAGAAGCACTCCAGCAGATGCCTTCATATGCTAGATTCATGAAGGATCTGCTCACTAAAAAGAGGAAGTTTGATGGGAGTGAGCCTGTGATGCTTATAGGAGAGTGTTCTATGATTCTCCAAAAGGACTTGCCTAACTTACCACGCAAACAGAGAGATCAGGGGAGTTTCACTGTTCCTTGTACTATagggaattttcattttgagaacGTTCTTATCGATTCATGTGCAAGTATAAATTTAGTGCCTCTGTCTATTTTCAGGAAacttggacttggagaatgcaaGAAAACTTATATTACCTTGCAACTTGTTGACAGGAGTATCAAATATCCAAAGGGTATTGTCGAGAATGTcctggtgaagctagacaaattcatatttccaGTCGACTTCATAGTcttggagatggaggaggacAGAGAGGTGCCCATGATCCTTGGCAGACCGTTCCTTGCGACAGGTAAAGCATTAATAGATGTGGAACAAGGTAAGCTCACTTTAAGAGTTATGAATgaacaaataacttttaatgtttatgatgccataaagaaatttgatgatggCAAATCTTGTTACAccattgatattattgatgaGCTTATCTCTGAGTCTGTGGAGGAGAAAGCAGGTATGGATACAATGGAATCAGTCCTTAGGGATCTGGACGATtggagtgatgatgatgagcatgaggaagaatctGTGGAGAAGGTGTCAGAAATCAAGGCTCGCTACTATGAGGAGCTGGGCACCAGTGCGACAAAACCTGTGTCATCTTTGACACAGTCCCCGGTGCTAGAACTTAAACCATTGCCTAGCCATTTAAAATATGCCTATCTTGGAATAGATGATACTTTGCCaataattatctcttcttccttgataGGTGATCAGGAGTAG